In the Bacillus shivajii genome, one interval contains:
- a CDS encoding methionine ABC transporter permease → MWDATLETVYMTVIALALTFLIGVILGLLLFLTGKGNLLENKVVHAIIGAYVNVTRSIPFIILIVLLIPFTIAILKTFLGPSAALPALIIGSAPFYARLVEIAFREIDKGVIEASKAMGASNWQIIYKVLLPESMPALISGLTVTAIALVSYTAMAGVIGAGGLGDLAFREGFQRSRHDVTLMATILILVIVFILQIIGDRVTNKLDKR, encoded by the coding sequence ATGTGGGATGCGACGTTAGAAACCGTTTATATGACAGTCATTGCCTTAGCATTAACTTTTTTAATTGGTGTGATCTTAGGGTTACTGCTCTTTTTAACAGGCAAAGGCAATTTATTAGAAAATAAAGTGGTTCATGCAATTATAGGTGCCTATGTCAATGTGACAAGGTCCATCCCATTTATTATTTTAATTGTTTTACTCATTCCCTTTACGATAGCGATATTAAAAACATTTTTAGGACCTTCTGCAGCATTACCGGCATTAATCATCGGTTCTGCACCGTTCTATGCAAGGTTAGTTGAAATTGCCTTTCGTGAAATAGATAAAGGGGTCATTGAAGCTTCAAAAGCAATGGGGGCTTCGAACTGGCAAATTATTTATAAAGTCTTATTACCAGAATCCATGCCAGCACTGATCTCAGGATTAACAGTAACAGCGATTGCTCTTGTCAGTTATACAGCAATGGCTGGAGTTATCGGAGCTGGGGGTCTCGGTGATCTCGCTTTCCGGGAAGGATTCCAAAGAAGTCGACATGATGTAACACTAATGGCAACAATTCTTATTTTAGTGATTGTCTTTATTCTTCAAATTATCGGCGATCGCGTAACAAATAAACTAGATAAAAGATAA
- a CDS encoding methionine ABC transporter ATP-binding protein → MISLSKLVKTFNTRDGKVTAVDHIDLTIEKGEIFGIIGYSGAGKSTLIRLLNMLEAPTSGEVSVADKNMNNLSKKELRNARQEIGMIFQHFNLLWSRTVKENIAFPLEIKGVPKKERDNRVNELIELVGLSGRGGSYPSQLSGGQKQRVGIARALANNPKVLLCDEATSALDPKTTESILDLLVDINEKLGLTIVLITHEMHVIRKICHRVAVMEDGQIVEQGNVLDIFKKPKEHMTKEFVKQVTEPEETEEAIRHLFSENGIHTVLQLTFVGGDAKKPLINDLIRSYDVTVNILQGKISQTQNGPYGSLFISVDGAQEELNKVKDFIRNQDVEVEVIHGD, encoded by the coding sequence ATGATCTCGTTATCAAAATTGGTGAAAACCTTCAATACGAGGGACGGCAAAGTAACAGCTGTAGATCATATTGACTTGACGATCGAAAAAGGAGAAATCTTTGGGATCATCGGATACAGTGGTGCAGGTAAAAGTACATTAATTCGACTTTTAAATATGTTAGAGGCACCAACTTCTGGTGAAGTCTCTGTTGCCGATAAAAACATGAACAATCTCTCAAAAAAAGAATTAAGAAATGCACGACAAGAGATTGGGATGATTTTTCAACATTTTAATTTATTATGGTCACGTACTGTAAAAGAAAACATTGCATTCCCGCTTGAGATCAAAGGCGTTCCTAAAAAAGAACGTGACAACCGAGTGAATGAATTAATCGAGCTTGTTGGCTTAAGCGGACGTGGAGGATCCTATCCATCACAATTAAGTGGCGGGCAAAAACAACGAGTTGGTATTGCTAGGGCGCTCGCAAATAATCCGAAAGTGTTGCTCTGTGATGAAGCAACTTCTGCATTAGACCCGAAAACAACAGAATCGATCTTGGATTTACTCGTTGACATTAATGAGAAGCTAGGCTTAACAATTGTTCTTATTACTCATGAAATGCACGTCATTCGAAAAATTTGCCACCGCGTAGCAGTGATGGAAGATGGTCAAATTGTGGAACAAGGAAACGTTCTTGATATTTTTAAAAAGCCGAAAGAACACATGACAAAAGAATTTGTTAAGCAAGTGACCGAGCCAGAAGAAACAGAAGAGGCAATCCGTCATTTATTTTCAGAAAATGGCATTCACACCGTCCTTCAGCTTACTTTTGTTGGAGGCGATGCGAAGAAGCCACTTATCAATGATCTCATCAGGTCATATGATGTCACCGTTAATATATTGCAAGGAAAAATTAGTCAAACGCAAAACGGCCCATATGGTTCACTATTTATTAGTGTCGATGGGGCGCAAGAAGAGTTAAATAAAGTCAAAGACTTTATACGTAACCAAGATGTAGAAGTGGAGGTGATCCACGGTGATTAA
- a CDS encoding MFS transporter: MGRIIGDWSDQFKGYNKNVRLFLVSSILAHIGMGIFMIIYNYYIRELGYDDQMNGSVIAFQSMATALLLLPAGILSDRIGRKKLIFVGAVFAASSLFLRAILSLEVLLLGTAFMTGMFMAFIQVSSIPLLAENSTEKQRVHLFSFNFAIIMVANVIGNTLGGTLSDFFNYIVGFNTLWSIRLTLLIGAGFFFAALIPILKIREDRKLTDKSDGNRSFKKLFNTHKQGIKIILLFAVAQILIGFGSGLVIPYLNLYFVDRFDISHSLVGIIISAGQGMTAIALLIGPAVVKKVGEVNAVVILQLLSIPFLLITAFTENIYWAVFGFLFRQALMNAGNPIQMSLMMRSVDDSIKGLANSVGQAVFQLGWAVMGPVSTTIVMVYGSYSGYAIVFSITGALYVIGTVYFFIVFRKPLPKSENLSRTVAG, translated from the coding sequence TTGGGAAGAATTATTGGTGACTGGTCTGATCAATTTAAAGGTTACAACAAAAATGTCCGTCTTTTTTTAGTAAGCTCCATACTTGCACATATCGGTATGGGTATTTTTATGATCATTTATAATTATTACATTCGAGAATTAGGGTATGATGATCAAATGAATGGTAGTGTCATTGCCTTTCAATCGATGGCGACAGCACTCCTTCTACTACCGGCTGGAATATTAAGTGACAGAATTGGCAGGAAAAAACTCATTTTCGTTGGCGCAGTATTTGCAGCGTCTAGTTTATTTTTAAGGGCGATATTATCGCTAGAAGTTCTCTTACTTGGTACAGCGTTTATGACAGGGATGTTTATGGCTTTTATCCAAGTTTCTTCGATTCCTCTTCTGGCAGAAAACTCGACAGAAAAACAACGAGTCCACCTGTTTAGTTTTAACTTTGCGATTATCATGGTGGCAAATGTCATTGGTAATACACTTGGAGGAACATTAAGCGACTTTTTTAATTACATCGTTGGTTTTAATACACTGTGGAGCATTCGGCTTACGTTATTAATTGGGGCAGGCTTCTTTTTTGCAGCGCTCATTCCTATTTTAAAAATTAGAGAAGATCGTAAACTTACGGATAAATCAGACGGGAATAGGTCCTTTAAAAAATTATTTAACACACATAAACAAGGGATTAAGATCATTCTTTTATTTGCCGTTGCACAAATTTTAATTGGTTTTGGTTCAGGGCTTGTGATCCCGTATTTAAACCTATATTTTGTAGACAGGTTTGATATTTCGCATTCACTTGTTGGGATCATCATTTCAGCAGGGCAAGGGATGACCGCTATCGCTCTTCTCATCGGTCCTGCCGTTGTGAAAAAAGTCGGTGAAGTCAATGCGGTCGTCATCTTACAGCTATTGTCGATTCCGTTTTTATTAATTACAGCTTTTACTGAAAATATTTATTGGGCTGTATTTGGTTTTCTATTCCGGCAAGCTTTAATGAACGCAGGAAACCCAATTCAAATGTCACTTATGATGCGAAGTGTTGACGATTCGATCAAAGGACTTGCAAATTCCGTCGGGCAAGCTGTTTTCCAGCTCGGTTGGGCTGTGATGGGTCCAGTTTCAACGACGATCGTCATGGTATATGGCTCATACTCAGGATACGCGATCGTTTTTTCAATTACTGGAGCCCTCTATGTCATTGGAACCGTCTATTTCTTCATTGTTTTCCGAAAGCCCCTTCCGAAATCAGAAAATCTATCAAGAACTGTTGCAGGATAG
- a CDS encoding DUF2553 family protein, whose translation MANKHTNDEVYHKMGDDVKHPTVDKRFVNDATNHEPKSHVELNNSQDGEKCVCESDLKKGESKRESQNHDYQYEFGEEFELDKTKFNKDGERKIQQPKSYVEGCDMGWC comes from the coding sequence ATGGCAAACAAGCACACGAATGACGAGGTCTATCATAAAATGGGTGATGATGTAAAGCATCCGACGGTCGATAAACGTTTTGTTAATGATGCAACAAATCACGAACCTAAATCTCATGTTGAATTGAACAATAGCCAAGACGGTGAAAAATGCGTATGTGAAAGTGATCTAAAGAAAGGCGAGTCAAAGCGGGAAAGCCAAAACCATGATTATCAGTATGAGTTTGGCGAGGAATTTGAGTTGGATAAAACGAAATTTAATAAAGATGGCGAACGTAAGATACAACAGCCTAAATCCTATGTTGAAGGCTGTGACATGGGCTGGTGTTAA
- the gcvH gene encoding glycine cleavage system protein GcvH: protein MNLPKDFKYSEEHEWVKTEDGKVRIGITDFAQSELGDIVFVELPEVGDDIEADEPFGSVESVKTVSELYAPISGKVVEINEELEDSPEFVNESPYEKAWMIVVEPSDNSEMDNLMTAEQYEEMTSED from the coding sequence ATGAATTTACCAAAGGATTTTAAGTATTCCGAAGAACATGAGTGGGTAAAAACGGAAGACGGCAAAGTACGTATCGGGATTACAGACTTTGCACAATCAGAACTAGGTGACATCGTATTCGTTGAGCTACCAGAAGTAGGTGACGATATTGAAGCAGACGAGCCATTTGGTAGTGTTGAGTCTGTAAAAACTGTCTCTGAGCTTTACGCACCAATTAGCGGAAAAGTTGTAGAAATTAATGAAGAGCTTGAAGATTCTCCTGAGTTTGTAAACGAATCACCATATGAAAAAGCATGGATGATCGTTGTTGAACCATCTGACAATTCAGAAATGGACAACCTCATGACAGCTGAACAATACGAAGAAATGACTAGTGAAGACTAA
- a CDS encoding arsenate reductase family protein, whose product MSITFYQYPKCGTCRKAKKWLDDNGISYEDVHIVDNPPSKEELKSFYEKSGLELKKFFNTSGKKYRELGLKDKVKTASEEELLDILASDGMLMKRPIVTDGEKVTVGFKEETFDSTWK is encoded by the coding sequence ATGAGTATTACTTTTTATCAATATCCTAAGTGTGGCACTTGCAGAAAAGCAAAGAAATGGTTAGATGACAACGGGATATCCTATGAAGATGTCCACATTGTAGACAATCCCCCATCCAAGGAAGAGCTGAAAAGTTTTTATGAGAAAAGCGGATTAGAATTAAAAAAATTCTTCAATACAAGTGGAAAAAAATATCGTGAACTAGGCTTAAAGGATAAAGTGAAGACAGCATCTGAAGAAGAGCTCCTTGATATATTAGCGTCAGATGGCATGTTAATGAAACGTCCAATAGTAACCGATGGTGAAAAAGTGACGGTCGGCTTCAAAGAAGAAACATTTGATTCTACATGGAAGTAA